From Streptomyces sp. NBC_00775, one genomic window encodes:
- a CDS encoding helix-turn-helix domain-containing protein: MAELTMTHMPKTPFKQRFARSLHTDSGIIHVLSQLPEKGDSEFLYLRMHVSGAATISHKGTQVSLEPGDLVFCDHDRPHVVQSDGDCQVTVFRVSKRHLGVSESDLRHVVGVPVRGGEGVGALVSVFLSSLAVEEELHGSRIGDRLARSAVDMLAVLVMELCTEGTGTRRETADAADVSAETLARIRAFIDEHLMDPDLSPQSVADAHHISVRYLHKLFENEGTTVSQWVRQRRLEFCRHDLGRLSHRKLTVAAVARRWGFRSASHFSRVFRDAYGMSPREWQACA, from the coding sequence ATGGCGGAGTTGACGATGACACACATGCCGAAAACCCCTTTCAAGCAACGATTCGCCCGCTCTTTGCACACTGATTCCGGGATCATCCACGTACTCTCGCAGCTTCCGGAGAAGGGAGACTCCGAATTCCTTTACCTGAGAATGCACGTAAGCGGAGCGGCCACGATCTCCCACAAAGGGACGCAGGTCTCACTGGAGCCCGGTGACCTGGTTTTCTGCGACCACGATCGGCCCCACGTCGTGCAGTCCGACGGCGATTGCCAGGTGACGGTCTTCCGCGTGTCCAAGCGCCATCTCGGTGTATCGGAGTCGGACCTCCGTCATGTCGTCGGCGTTCCGGTGCGGGGTGGCGAAGGTGTGGGTGCGCTGGTCTCCGTCTTTCTGTCCTCGCTCGCCGTCGAGGAGGAGCTTCACGGGTCGAGGATCGGCGATCGCCTCGCCCGCAGTGCGGTGGACATGCTCGCCGTGCTCGTCATGGAACTCTGCACGGAGGGGACGGGGACCAGACGGGAGACAGCCGACGCGGCAGACGTAAGCGCCGAGACGCTGGCACGGATCCGGGCTTTCATCGACGAGCACCTGATGGATCCGGACCTGTCACCCCAGTCGGTCGCGGACGCGCACCACATCTCCGTCCGGTACCTGCACAAGCTCTTCGAGAACGAGGGCACCACGGTGAGCCAGTGGGTGCGGCAGCGCAGGCTCGAATTCTGCCGGCACGATCTGGGCCGTCTGTCACACAGAAAGCTGACCGTGGCCGCCGTGGCACGGCGCTGGGGTTTCCGCAGCGCGTCGCATTTCAGCCGGGTGTTCCGCGACGCCTACGGCATGTCCCCCAGGGAATGGCAGGCATGCGCGTAG
- a CDS encoding MFS transporter: MTAPPHTTHPHKALAVLCTGLFLIGLDVTVMNVALPSIQSELDPSPQGLLWMADAYTLALACCVLAAGAWSDTHGRRRAFTLGLALCGTASAGGGLATGTGQVVAARLAMGCGAALLMPSTLSLITVVFPDPAARRKAIAVWTFVAGLGALAGPVIGGLLVEHYGWRAGFWINVPVVVVALAATGRWVPESRHPRPGPPDRAGMGAVTCGLGTLVWSIIESPVRGWTDPAIGAGFTLAALVFAFLLRWERRHPAPLLPPRLLADRRFTAAAAALAWMFFALFGSLFLLTLYLQTQLYLTPAQTGLRLLPLAAALGAGAGASLLIAPRWGDRLPVTTGMVLVASGFGFLALAPPASGYGPALGYQLVAGFGAGLAAAPATEAVLGAVPGEQAGTGAAINDLVREVGGALGIAILGSLLAAHHTHRPEPGTPQGPLSQSTPGSSAAPPEASSVTFMNGLHTASWAAAAAALSATLIAAAWLPRRAGPTHPAGPARAPQLESEPRGTSPPGKLY; the protein is encoded by the coding sequence ATGACAGCACCCCCGCATACCACGCACCCGCACAAGGCCCTGGCAGTGCTATGCACCGGACTGTTCCTGATCGGCCTCGACGTCACCGTCATGAACGTGGCACTGCCCAGCATCCAGTCCGAACTGGATCCGAGCCCGCAGGGCCTGCTGTGGATGGCCGACGCCTACACCCTCGCGCTGGCCTGCTGCGTCCTGGCAGCCGGAGCGTGGAGCGATACGCACGGCCGGCGCCGCGCCTTCACTCTCGGCCTGGCCCTGTGCGGAACGGCCTCGGCGGGCGGCGGGCTGGCCACCGGCACCGGCCAGGTCGTCGCGGCGCGGCTGGCGATGGGCTGCGGTGCGGCACTGCTGATGCCCTCCACCCTCTCGTTGATCACCGTGGTGTTCCCCGATCCTGCCGCGCGCCGGAAGGCCATCGCGGTGTGGACGTTCGTGGCCGGACTCGGGGCGCTGGCCGGGCCGGTCATCGGCGGCCTGCTGGTGGAGCACTACGGCTGGCGGGCCGGATTCTGGATCAACGTGCCCGTGGTCGTCGTGGCCCTGGCGGCGACCGGGCGGTGGGTGCCCGAGTCCCGGCACCCCCGCCCCGGGCCCCCGGACCGGGCCGGAATGGGGGCGGTCACCTGCGGGCTGGGGACCCTGGTCTGGTCGATCATCGAAAGCCCCGTCCGTGGCTGGACCGATCCTGCCATCGGAGCCGGATTCACCCTCGCAGCCCTGGTGTTCGCCTTCCTCCTGCGGTGGGAGAGGCGCCATCCCGCACCGCTCCTGCCGCCAAGGCTCCTTGCCGACCGCCGGTTCACCGCCGCCGCGGCCGCGCTGGCCTGGATGTTCTTCGCCCTCTTCGGCTCCCTGTTCCTGCTCACCCTCTACCTCCAGACCCAGCTCTACCTCACCCCCGCCCAGACCGGCCTGCGCCTGCTGCCGCTGGCCGCGGCCCTGGGCGCGGGGGCAGGCGCGTCGCTGCTGATCGCACCGCGCTGGGGCGACAGACTCCCTGTCACCACGGGGATGGTGCTGGTCGCGTCCGGGTTCGGATTCCTGGCCCTGGCCCCGCCCGCTTCCGGATACGGTCCCGCTCTCGGCTACCAGCTGGTCGCCGGCTTCGGCGCAGGGCTCGCGGCTGCACCCGCCACCGAGGCAGTCCTGGGCGCGGTGCCCGGCGAGCAGGCCGGCACCGGGGCCGCCATCAACGACCTGGTCCGCGAGGTCGGCGGAGCCCTCGGAATCGCCATCCTCGGCTCCCTCCTCGCCGCACACCACACACACCGCCCAGAACCCGGCACCCCACAGGGACCGTTGTCGCAGTCCACACCAGGTTCCTCCGCCGCGCCCCCGGAGGCGTCCTCGGTGACGTTCATGAACGGCCTGCACACCGCCTCCTGGGCCGCCGCGGCGGCCGCCCTGTCCGCCACGCTCATCGCCGCCGCCTGGCTGCCCCGCCGTGCAGGGCCCACGCACCCTGCCGGGCCTGCTCGCGCACCACAGCTGGAGAGTGAACCCCGAGGGACGTCACCTCCAGGCAAGCTCTACTGA
- a CDS encoding terpene synthase family protein codes for MNPADLPEGFWTFYCPLDEETGADAERLSANSAAWAQKFDLGCGDPNLSALYGVGGASLITHVFPHATTDPDLAQALADYSGWAFMTDDFIVPDPDARADVLHTVYRWARTMHCPRSWESQGTHLDDALRNVLERLRACMSDVQYERFTTTQAGWLHAMLWERALRERGTALTVNDYLAVRIDAVGVHATLGYLDAVEGTETTAQEWSSPPVKAATEAGLFAAALDNDRYSFYKERDLTQVNYNLFGALQHEHPDWTLAQAMLEGITIRDTMLACYLRLRDQILPAASPDLRKYLTGVERVISGDITFGTTCMRYFAPETAPEIRRTPTPPTHLSDEPLPYPTIAWWWEHIAP; via the coding sequence ATGAACCCTGCCGACCTCCCCGAGGGGTTCTGGACCTTCTACTGTCCCCTCGATGAGGAAACCGGTGCCGATGCGGAACGCCTGAGTGCCAACAGCGCCGCCTGGGCGCAGAAGTTCGACCTCGGCTGCGGTGACCCGAACCTTTCTGCGCTGTACGGGGTGGGAGGGGCCAGCTTGATCACCCATGTCTTCCCCCACGCCACCACGGACCCCGACCTGGCCCAGGCGTTGGCCGACTACAGTGGCTGGGCGTTCATGACCGACGACTTCATCGTGCCCGACCCGGACGCCAGGGCCGACGTCCTCCACACCGTGTACCGCTGGGCGCGCACCATGCACTGCCCGCGCTCCTGGGAGAGCCAGGGAACCCATCTCGACGACGCGCTGCGCAACGTCCTCGAGCGCCTGCGAGCCTGCATGAGCGATGTCCAGTACGAACGGTTCACCACCACGCAGGCGGGCTGGCTGCACGCCATGCTCTGGGAGAGAGCCCTGCGCGAACGCGGCACCGCTCTGACGGTCAACGACTACCTGGCCGTGCGCATCGACGCCGTCGGCGTCCACGCCACTCTCGGCTACCTCGACGCGGTCGAAGGCACCGAGACCACCGCTCAGGAATGGTCCTCGCCCCCAGTCAAAGCAGCAACCGAAGCAGGTCTCTTCGCCGCCGCTCTGGACAACGACCGCTACTCCTTCTACAAGGAGAGGGACCTGACGCAGGTCAACTACAACCTCTTCGGCGCACTCCAGCACGAACATCCAGACTGGACCCTCGCGCAGGCCATGCTCGAAGGCATCACGATCCGTGACACCATGCTCGCCTGCTACCTCCGCCTGCGCGACCAGATCCTCCCCGCTGCCAGCCCGGACCTACGCAAGTACCTCACCGGCGTGGAGCGGGTGATCAGCGGCGACATCACCTTCGGCACCACCTGCATGCGCTACTTCGCCCCCGAAACCGCCCCGGAAATCCGGCGCACCCCAACGCCCCCCACACACCTGAGCGATGAGCCGCTGCCCTACCCGACCATCGCCTGGTGGTGGGAGCACATCGCACCATGA
- a CDS encoding polyprenyl synthetase family protein, whose protein sequence is MADSPRDCETILVQAATLVRPLVRSRVHALPPQVRHVAGLHFGWWTDDGTVLNAPSVSKCVRPALALLACRAVGADPYAARAAAVAVELVHNASLLHDDVIDQDPLRRGRPALWAAKGVPAAILAGDALFFAAVQTLAEAPDAGRTVPVLLAAVQALIEGEYLDTLMEAGTDVSEDRAAAVAAGKTGALLACACELGAIAGGATEERAQLLHAFGRRLGIAYQCVDDVLGIWGDEPVTGKPALSDLRSRKVTIPVAAAMAGHTPQAQSLRALYRANGPLGETDHARARDLIEQTGAREATLRRARRHTTDAMHLLDQVQPEPLAAAELAALADLITRRDR, encoded by the coding sequence GTGGCTGACTCACCTCGTGACTGCGAGACGATTCTCGTGCAGGCCGCGACCTTGGTGCGGCCGTTGGTCCGGTCCCGGGTTCACGCACTGCCTCCTCAGGTCCGGCATGTCGCGGGGCTGCATTTCGGGTGGTGGACCGACGACGGCACGGTCCTGAACGCTCCGTCCGTCAGCAAGTGCGTCCGCCCGGCCCTTGCCCTGTTGGCGTGCCGGGCGGTGGGCGCAGACCCGTACGCCGCGCGGGCGGCGGCCGTGGCGGTGGAACTGGTCCACAATGCGAGCTTGCTCCACGACGACGTCATCGACCAGGATCCGCTACGCCGCGGCCGGCCCGCGCTCTGGGCTGCCAAGGGCGTTCCGGCGGCGATCCTCGCGGGCGACGCGCTGTTCTTTGCCGCCGTCCAGACCCTCGCCGAGGCGCCGGACGCGGGCCGGACGGTACCGGTGCTCCTGGCCGCCGTGCAGGCGCTGATCGAAGGCGAGTACCTCGACACCCTCATGGAAGCCGGCACCGACGTCAGTGAGGACCGGGCCGCGGCGGTCGCAGCCGGCAAGACCGGCGCGCTGCTGGCTTGCGCCTGCGAACTCGGCGCGATCGCGGGCGGCGCCACCGAAGAGCGTGCCCAGCTCCTTCACGCTTTCGGACGGCGTCTGGGTATCGCCTACCAGTGCGTCGACGACGTCCTCGGCATCTGGGGCGACGAGCCGGTGACGGGCAAGCCCGCCCTGTCCGACCTGCGCTCCCGCAAGGTCACCATCCCCGTCGCAGCCGCCATGGCCGGCCACACCCCACAGGCCCAGTCCCTGCGCGCCCTCTACCGCGCGAACGGGCCACTGGGCGAAACCGACCACGCGCGGGCCAGGGACCTGATCGAGCAGACCGGCGCACGGGAGGCCACGCTACGCCGCGCCCGCCGCCACACCACCGATGCCATGCACCTTTTGGACCAGGTGCAGCCGGAGCCGTTGGCGGCCGCCGAACTGGCGGCCCTCGCCGACCTGATCACCCGCCGCGACCGCTGA